From a region of the Cenarchaeum symbiont of Oopsacas minuta genome:
- a CDS encoding ribosomal protein S30e: protein MATHGSLTKAGKVRGQTPKVEGRKRIGTNSSVRNKSNFKKRIVLSRFPGQNKPGQRRRRR, encoded by the coding sequence ATGGCAACTCACGGTTCGCTGACAAAGGCTGGCAAGGTCAGAGGTCAGACTCCAAAAGTAGAGGGAAGAAAGAGGATTGGAACAAATTCAAGCGTTAGAAACAAGAGCAATTTTAAAAAACGTATAGTTTTGAGCAGATTCCCAGGACAAAACAAACCAGGTCAAAGAAGACGCAGACGTTAA
- a CDS encoding putative membrane protein, producing the protein MLNKCRVSVAFTNRLINLFISGISKLRYPSNMQSNAYSNACITISIVFGILKQHTHLYIEFSACTTMYHRHMFSSTKLVSLGIVDAFLALVYGIPISYCNTIKFVHICIP; encoded by the coding sequence ATGCTCAATAAATGCAGAGTTTCTGTGGCATTTACCAACCGTTTGATCAACCTCTTCATTTCTGGCATTTCAAAGCTACGATATCCATCCAACATGCAATCAAATGCGTATTCAAACGCATGCATCACAATTAGCATAGTTTTTGGCATTCTCAAACAGCATACACATCTCTACATAGAGTTTTCTGCATGCACCACCATGTATCATCGTCATATGTTTAGCAGCACGAAGCTCGTGAGCCTAGGCATCGTTGATGCATTCCTCGCTCTTGTATACGGAATACCCATCAGTTACTGCAACACCATAAAATTTGTCCATATATGCATTCCATAA
- a CDS encoding Transposase, with the protein MKSACTNCKRVCEAENDLPKSGSYGKNIIALVIEYRATRIPYDQISQLVKTACGLVVAKSTIIANVSDLMEKDAKTKTNTVVQSPFVNIDETSYTRDGQLVWAWCITYKKNIAIIMNKSRGAYVMDAYMDKFYGVAVTDGYSVYKSEECINDA; encoded by the coding sequence ATGAAATCAGCATGTACAAACTGCAAACGCGTATGTGAAGCAGAAAATGATCTACCAAAATCAGGATCATATGGCAAGAATATAATTGCCCTTGTTATCGAATACAGGGCAACAAGAATTCCATATGATCAAATATCACAACTGGTCAAAACAGCATGCGGTTTGGTTGTTGCAAAATCTACCATAATTGCAAACGTCTCAGATCTAATGGAAAAAGATGCAAAAACAAAAACAAATACAGTTGTCCAATCACCGTTTGTCAATATTGATGAGACATCATACACACGAGATGGGCAATTAGTTTGGGCATGGTGCATTACATACAAGAAAAATATTGCAATAATCATGAACAAGAGTCGCGGTGCATATGTTATGGATGCATATATGGACAAATTTTATGGTGTTGCAGTAACTGATGGATATTCCGTGTACAAGAGCGAGGAATGCATCAACGATGCCTAG
- a CDS encoding Transcriptional regulator has translation MVKATSEKDAIARTEAALYSSGRPLKMDEIIRASGTESRIKTKQILDDLVKKTKSSFKAIEIAILPDGSYVFQLRPEYSGSVRRYASKPILPKATLKTLSYIAYTQPVSSKNLVDTRGNGVYSHLKELRQLDFISHQNVGRLKIYTTTEKFQKYFGIHGDQDTIKAKLFKQVRRTSRASDLQKNDTSRKNSNGT, from the coding sequence ATGGTAAAAGCAACAAGTGAGAAAGATGCCATAGCAAGAACTGAAGCTGCATTATATTCTTCTGGAAGACCGCTCAAAATGGATGAGATCATTCGAGCTTCTGGTACAGAATCTCGCATAAAGACAAAACAGATACTAGACGATCTTGTAAAAAAGACAAAATCATCATTCAAAGCTATTGAGATAGCCATCTTACCAGATGGCTCATATGTTTTTCAATTAAGACCAGAATATAGTGGATCAGTGAGAAGATATGCATCAAAACCAATTCTTCCAAAGGCCACGCTAAAGACATTATCATACATTGCATATACACAACCAGTATCATCAAAAAATCTAGTTGATACGCGCGGTAATGGAGTATATAGCCATCTGAAAGAGCTTCGACAGCTTGATTTCATATCGCATCAGAATGTTGGACGTTTAAAGATATACACTACAACGGAAAAATTTCAAAAATATTTTGGAATACACGGTGACCAAGATACAATAAAAGCCAAACTCTTCAAACAAGTAAGAAGGACATCTAGAGCAAGTGATTTACAAAAAAATGACACATCTAGAAAAAATTCCAATGGTACTTGA
- a CDS encoding RNA binding protein Gar1, whose translation MQEIGKIVHLAHSGRLIVKLIVELSEGDMLYDQKENKVAKVAELIGPVSAPFASAIPNENFKGKVNSKMYSTYLPASERRKHR comes from the coding sequence TTGCAGGAAATTGGAAAAATTGTACATTTGGCTCATAGTGGTAGACTAATTGTAAAGCTTATCGTAGAGCTCTCTGAAGGAGATATGCTCTATGACCAAAAAGAGAACAAGGTTGCAAAAGTTGCAGAACTGATAGGACCAGTATCAGCACCTTTCGCTTCGGCAATCCCAAATGAAAATTTCAAGGGTAAGGTGAACAGCAAAATGTATTCCACATATTTGCCTGCAAGTGAAAGGAGAAAACATAGATGA
- a CDS encoding radical SAM protein: MPNPKIVLTADRTLMSPYRKLSLATFFGCAPALDPHRDPKSFWYKILGRQVTPKVLFDFICNYIPHTNGIADYAPYGLRKVEAGLLRDGFKRDEVVVAHPDHIEKFIGKDTKVVGTYEMDPLGMGPVTMTFTYGRKQMSYDEYYNRELHQRIIAAKRNTGSNAKVIAGASGTWQYNYDPAKIEEYGLYAILEGELGGIAPEIDGHAGRFFRYLINDDFENMDPFRKRKDFKVDIKEFKRDGNTHHGRFVNFWDRPDLEDIPNIVEPSMHGMVEVMRGCGRGCKFCDVTLRSLRYYPPEKVKKEIEVNIKKGGSKSAWIHSDDIFVYGMDPRTAKNMEPNRDALEDLFTAIMSTGVEHTNPTHGTLAGAIADEKLIPNLSKIIRSGPNNLTGIQCGFETGSVRLIEKYADRKLAPYKPSEWHWVLKESVKTLNENYWIPAFTLIMGLDNDETPEDSWETIQVISELEREQPDSMFTATPLTFVPIGLLEKSDFFNIGNEIDPVQLGVMYKTWQHNFKYGIKKFMTKTGGQGGTKKIFFNMIARTLGGVPLGAMEKYARRKGGQHELIIDKIKAKYW, from the coding sequence ATGCCAAATCCAAAGATAGTTTTAACGGCTGATAGGACATTAATGTCGCCATATAGAAAACTCTCTTTGGCCACGTTTTTTGGTTGTGCCCCTGCATTAGATCCACACCGAGATCCAAAAAGTTTTTGGTACAAAATTCTCGGCAGGCAGGTAACTCCAAAAGTGTTATTTGATTTCATCTGTAATTATATTCCACATACAAATGGTATAGCAGATTATGCCCCATACGGTTTACGCAAAGTAGAAGCAGGATTACTGCGCGATGGTTTTAAACGCGATGAAGTAGTTGTGGCACATCCAGATCACATTGAAAAATTCATTGGAAAAGACACCAAAGTTGTCGGCACTTATGAGATGGATCCACTTGGAATGGGTCCAGTAACGATGACGTTTACTTATGGTCGCAAACAGATGTCATATGATGAATACTATAATAGAGAATTACACCAAAGAATAATTGCGGCAAAACGAAATACTGGTAGTAATGCAAAGGTCATCGCTGGTGCATCTGGCACATGGCAGTATAATTATGATCCAGCAAAGATAGAAGAGTATGGTTTGTATGCTATATTAGAAGGTGAGCTTGGAGGAATAGCACCAGAGATAGATGGTCATGCAGGTAGATTTTTCAGATATCTTATAAATGACGACTTTGAGAATATGGATCCATTTAGAAAACGTAAAGACTTCAAAGTTGACATTAAAGAGTTCAAGAGAGATGGTAATACACACCATGGTAGGTTTGTTAATTTTTGGGATAGACCAGATCTTGAAGACATACCAAACATTGTAGAACCAAGTATGCATGGCATGGTAGAAGTGATGAGAGGTTGTGGACGTGGTTGCAAATTTTGTGATGTGACTTTGCGTTCATTAAGATATTATCCTCCAGAAAAAGTCAAAAAAGAGATAGAAGTTAACATCAAAAAAGGTGGGTCAAAATCGGCATGGATTCACAGTGACGACATATTCGTGTATGGAATGGATCCTCGTACGGCCAAAAACATGGAACCAAACAGAGATGCATTAGAAGATCTCTTTACTGCCATAATGTCCACTGGTGTAGAACATACAAATCCTACACATGGAACACTTGCAGGTGCTATCGCAGATGAAAAACTTATTCCAAACCTATCAAAGATAATCCGTTCAGGACCAAACAATCTTACTGGCATACAATGTGGTTTTGAGACTGGAAGTGTGAGGTTGATTGAAAAATATGCAGATCGCAAACTTGCTCCATACAAGCCATCCGAATGGCATTGGGTACTAAAAGAGAGTGTAAAAACATTAAACGAAAATTATTGGATTCCAGCATTTACACTCATCATGGGTCTTGATAACGATGAGACGCCTGAGGATTCTTGGGAGACCATACAAGTGATCTCAGAGTTGGAGAGAGAACAACCAGATTCGATGTTTACAGCTACACCGCTTACATTTGTACCCATAGGCTTGCTTGAAAAATCAGACTTTTTCAATATTGGGAATGAGATAGATCCTGTACAGCTTGGCGTAATGTACAAAACGTGGCAACATAATTTCAAATATGGGATAAAAAAATTTATGACAAAGACTGGCGGTCAAGGCGGAACAAAAAAGATCTTTTTCAATATGATTGCACGTACCCTTGGCGGCGTTCCTCTTGGAGCCATGGAAAAATATGCAAGAAGAAAAGGGGGTCAACACGAATTAATCATAGACAAGATAAAAGCAAAATACTGGTAA
- a CDS encoding SRP19 protein encodes MKDYEHIIVWLDYFNKILSRNAGRRLARIFCVNDPSLKELSDAVKAVGFDIFELNENARYPRRPYIRSGYIAIPKKSKKTSMLVKIGKKMVERKRK; translated from the coding sequence ATGAAAGATTACGAGCACATTATAGTGTGGCTCGATTATTTCAACAAGATACTTTCAAGAAATGCGGGTAGGCGACTAGCTAGGATATTTTGTGTCAACGATCCATCACTTAAAGAATTGTCCGATGCAGTAAAAGCAGTAGGTTTTGACATATTTGAGTTGAATGAGAATGCAAGGTATCCAAGACGGCCGTATATTAGGTCAGGGTATATAGCCATCCCAAAAAAATCAAAAAAGACATCAATGCTCGTAAAAATAGGCAAAAAGATGGTAGAGCGAAAAAGAAAATAA
- a CDS encoding Transposase, which translates to MQNTISRRYCKCCKKTTTPKIHTASPNERFGIRPAVLLIVLKTLGLSYQKISQLLEMIYGIHMNESTINHAVKKTATAFGPLYEQMIRDLKTELNIHGDETSWRINGKNHWLWAFVGKWTTIYEIDKSRGRIAPMRVLKGYTDK; encoded by the coding sequence ATGCAAAATACGATATCTAGAAGATATTGTAAATGTTGCAAAAAAACAACCACACCAAAAATCCATACTGCATCACCAAATGAAAGATTTGGAATCAGACCAGCAGTACTTTTAATTGTACTCAAAACACTTGGATTATCATATCAAAAAATATCCCAACTATTAGAAATGATATACGGCATACACATGAATGAATCTACCATAAATCACGCAGTAAAAAAAACTGCTACAGCATTTGGTCCATTATATGAACAGATGATAAGAGATCTAAAAACCGAGTTGAATATACATGGGGATGAGACTAGCTGGCGCATCAACGGGAAAAATCATTGGTTGTGGGCATTTGTTGGAAAATGGACGACCATATATGAGATTGACAAATCACGTGGTAGAATAGCTCCAATGAGAGTGTTAAAAGGATACACTGACAAGTGA
- a CDS encoding Transposase has translation MREIHETLKYKNPKKEFIVFGKCLKKIVNDSHGAVNIRDKSNVIKKLERRLSSLLSKKYTEKNCIRFVKRLKREQDMLFTFLKTGTDSHNNTAEKPNVVIRKITNGHRTDDGATSHKILMSVKETCRQRNLNFHDYMMQYLVDGTSKL, from the coding sequence ATGAGAGAAATTCATGAGACTCTAAAGTATAAAAATCCCAAAAAAGAGTTTATTGTTTTTGGAAAATGTTTGAAAAAGATCGTAAATGACTCACATGGTGCTGTAAACATTCGTGATAAATCAAATGTTATAAAAAAACTCGAGCGTCGTTTATCGTCTCTTTTATCCAAAAAATATACAGAAAAGAATTGTATCAGATTTGTCAAGCGTCTAAAACGTGAACAAGACATGCTTTTCACGTTCTTGAAGACTGGAACTGATTCACATAACAATACTGCCGAGAAGCCAAACGTGGTAATACGAAAGATTACAAACGGTCATCGAACAGATGATGGTGCTACATCACACAAGATATTGATGAGTGTAAAGGAGACATGTAGACAACGAAATCTAAACTTTCATGACTATATGATGCAATATCTTGTGGATGGTACTTCAAAACTCTAG
- a CDS encoding ABC transporter, with the protein MATLEIKDLHVSREGKEILQGVNLKTNAGEVHAIMGPNGSGKSTLAYTLLAHPKYKVTKGDILLDGKSILEMGADERAKSGLFLGFQYPTEVSGVGFSHFLRTSYNSLSKALQGDDREVFITVREFQKYLKENLAKVGLRDEFLSRYLNEGFSGGEKKRSEVLQMAVLKPKISILDEPDSGLDVDAVQSVAKAISNVSSNESTVIIITHYARILKYLKKLDHVHVFAKGKVLKSGDSSLADKLDERGYDWVLNDTA; encoded by the coding sequence ATGGCCACACTAGAGATAAAGGATCTGCATGTTTCACGTGAAGGTAAGGAGATACTACAGGGTGTAAATCTAAAGACCAATGCAGGTGAGGTACATGCCATTATGGGTCCAAACGGTTCAGGCAAGAGTACTCTTGCATATACGCTTTTAGCACATCCAAAGTACAAAGTCACCAAAGGAGACATACTACTTGACGGTAAAAGCATTTTAGAGATGGGAGCAGATGAACGAGCAAAAAGTGGACTTTTTTTGGGATTTCAATATCCAACAGAGGTCTCTGGAGTTGGGTTTTCGCATTTTTTGCGTACCTCTTATAATTCTCTAAGCAAAGCCTTACAAGGTGATGACCGCGAAGTGTTCATCACGGTAAGAGAATTTCAAAAATACTTGAAAGAAAATCTTGCCAAAGTCGGACTACGTGATGAATTTTTGTCTAGATATCTAAACGAGGGATTTTCTGGAGGCGAAAAAAAACGTTCAGAAGTGTTACAAATGGCAGTCCTAAAACCAAAGATATCCATACTAGACGAACCAGATTCTGGTCTTGATGTTGATGCAGTACAATCAGTTGCCAAAGCAATCAGTAATGTCTCTAGTAATGAATCTACGGTGATCATAATTACCCATTATGCACGCATACTCAAATACCTAAAAAAATTAGATCATGTGCACGTCTTTGCAAAAGGTAAAGTTTTGAAGAGTGGAGATTCCTCACTGGCAGATAAATTAGATGAGAGAGGATATGACTGGGTTTTGAATGATACTGCCTAA
- a CDS encoding transcription factor IIB — MNNKNTINCPECSSKLLDDVHNGEIVCSGCGVVVEEQTADYGPEYISTDPGERMKLARATGHTTFSQHDYGISTNISMETKDFSGKSINTTMSSKMKSLRTWQDRIRVSTPKERRLVSVLAKINGACDSMSLPPNIRETASAIYRSLGDKIEVKGKSVICMSAAVIFTACRQCGTIRSIEEICKSMCEPKDVKAKSKLSTKYYRNMVIEFGSTMAPSASINTYISRIANVTKIDSRVERTALDIADKMGKDGIMDGKAPNGIAAAYLYIATNLLGHKMVQREISNTAEITEVTIRSRCKEMLEHNRLQITLQPA; from the coding sequence ATGAACAACAAAAATACAATCAACTGTCCAGAATGCTCGTCAAAACTACTAGACGATGTACATAATGGAGAGATAGTCTGCTCAGGTTGCGGCGTTGTCGTAGAAGAGCAGACTGCAGACTATGGACCAGAATACATCAGCACTGATCCAGGCGAACGTATGAAGCTTGCGCGCGCCACAGGACATACAACATTTTCACAGCACGACTATGGGATCAGCACCAACATTTCCATGGAGACAAAGGACTTTAGTGGCAAGTCAATAAACACTACAATGTCAAGCAAGATGAAGTCACTGCGAACATGGCAAGATCGCATAAGAGTTTCCACTCCAAAAGAGAGGAGGCTTGTAAGCGTGTTGGCAAAAATAAATGGTGCATGTGATAGTATGTCACTTCCACCCAACATACGAGAGACAGCTTCTGCAATATACAGAAGTCTTGGAGACAAGATAGAAGTAAAAGGCAAGTCGGTCATCTGTATGTCAGCTGCAGTAATATTTACTGCATGTAGACAATGCGGAACGATTAGATCCATCGAGGAGATCTGTAAGAGTATGTGCGAACCAAAAGATGTAAAAGCAAAATCAAAACTGTCCACAAAATACTACCGCAATATGGTCATCGAATTTGGATCCACCATGGCTCCAAGTGCTTCGATAAACACATACATATCTAGAATCGCAAATGTCACAAAAATTGATTCCCGTGTAGAAAGAACTGCTCTAGATATTGCCGACAAGATGGGCAAAGATGGCATAATGGACGGCAAAGCGCCAAACGGTATAGCTGCAGCCTATCTATACATTGCAACCAATCTTTTGGGACACAAGATGGTTCAAAGAGAGATCTCAAACACTGCAGAGATAACAGAGGTCACTATACGTAGTCGGTGCAAAGAGATGCTAGAGCACAATAGGCTACAAATAACACTTCAACCGGCATAG
- a CDS encoding Transposase yields the protein MRLGAYRKLYEEMCMLFENTKNYTNCGARVRHAFEYAFDCMLDGYRSFEMPEMKSLIKRLVNATETLFAFIEHKDIPPTNNAAERALRDVVVRRKISGQIRGLGSEKNVQLSNVYFNMEGTR from the coding sequence ATGAGACTTGGTGCATACAGAAAACTCTATGAAGAGATGTGTATGCTGTTTGAGAATACCAAAAACTATACCAATTGTGGTGCAAGAGTTCGACATGCGTTTGAATACGCATTTGATTGCATGTTGGATGGATATCGTAGCTTTGAAATGCCAGAAATGAAGAGTTTGATCAAACGGTTGGTAAATGCCACAGAAACTCTATTTGCATTTATTGAGCATAAAGATATTCCACCTACAAACAATGCTGCCGAGCGTGCATTACGGGATGTTGTGGTTCGCCGTAAGATAAGCGGTCAGATCAGAGGATTGGGATCTGAAAAGAATGTCCAACTTTCTAACGTGTATTTTAACATGGAAGGCACACGGTAA
- a CDS encoding ribosomal protein S8e — translation MKKCVENLATSKLTGGRRHPLRIRRKYETDRYPNEPTIGAQESVTRKVRGKTKKTALRTVDFVNLAVSGKVTKVKITKVLENPTNNDYQRRGVITKGALLETSDGKCRVISRPGQHGAVNAIPVQ, via the coding sequence GTGAAAAAATGTGTTGAGAATCTTGCGACAAGCAAGCTAACTGGCGGTAGAAGGCATCCTCTTCGTATCCGTAGAAAATATGAGACAGATAGATATCCAAACGAACCAACTATTGGAGCTCAAGAGTCGGTTACAAGAAAGGTCAGGGGCAAGACGAAAAAGACAGCATTGCGAACAGTTGATTTTGTTAACCTTGCAGTTTCAGGTAAAGTTACAAAAGTAAAGATTACAAAAGTTCTTGAAAATCCCACAAACAATGATTATCAAAGAAGAGGAGTGATCACCAAAGGTGCACTCTTGGAGACTAGTGATGGAAAATGTAGAGTCATTTCAAGACCTGGTCAACATGGTGCAGTAAATGCTATACCGGTGCAATGA